One window of Aliarcobacter lanthieri genomic DNA carries:
- a CDS encoding EAL domain-containing response regulator has protein sequence MNNDISNLKNITVLYVEDEKDLREITSSILQSFTKKQFIASNGQEGYNIFLENELEIDLIITDINMPILNGLDMVKKIKEINKKVPIIVTTAFSNKEYLLDAIDIGVDKYVLKPVDISKLLQAMAQSLNYHELKDLYTDALTNLSNKNRLRKDLKESNSELMAMLDIDDFIAINDLFGEDIGDKILKEFAHKMRTFFNLDENLLYRIESDKFAVVPKNAIEVEKFFSICKEFLEKIESEIFLIDDNEIDVNITIGIAKGEGPKAYKYTKRIISYARKKCQKIMLYDDSYNIHKSFEENIKWIKQLKQGFKDDLLKAYFQPIVDTQTKEIVKYEALIRYISPEGIEFGPYSFLHIAKKTKMYSNIIKVVLNDSLKLFKEKNKRVSVNISYDDILNEKTTKYIYSFLESNKDFGPSLEFEILESEEILDFNIVSKFIEKVSFYGCKVGIDDFGAGYSNFHLLSTLNISFIKIDGSLIKNIHQQKDFEIIVKTISNIAKEFNIKTVAEFVANEDIYNKIKELNIDLSQGYYFNQPLSYEQID, from the coding sequence ATGAATAACGATATATCAAATCTTAAAAATATTACAGTTTTATATGTAGAGGATGAAAAAGATTTAAGAGAGATAACATCTTCAATTTTACAATCCTTTACAAAAAAACAATTTATTGCATCAAATGGACAAGAAGGTTACAACATTTTTTTAGAAAATGAATTAGAAATAGATTTAATTATAACTGATATAAATATGCCTATTTTAAATGGTCTTGATATGGTAAAGAAAATCAAAGAGATAAATAAAAAAGTTCCTATTATAGTTACAACTGCATTTTCAAATAAAGAGTATTTACTTGATGCAATTGATATTGGTGTAGATAAATATGTTTTAAAACCAGTTGATATTTCAAAATTGTTACAAGCAATGGCTCAATCACTAAATTATCATGAATTAAAAGATTTATATACAGATGCTTTAACAAATCTTTCAAATAAAAATAGATTAAGAAAAGATTTAAAAGAATCAAATTCTGAGTTAATGGCGATGTTGGATATTGATGATTTTATAGCTATAAATGATCTATTTGGAGAAGATATAGGAGACAAAATTCTAAAGGAATTTGCTCATAAAATGAGAACTTTTTTTAATCTTGATGAAAATTTATTATATAGAATTGAATCTGATAAATTTGCAGTTGTACCCAAAAATGCTATAGAAGTTGAAAAGTTTTTTAGTATTTGTAAAGAATTTTTAGAAAAAATAGAAAGTGAAATATTCTTAATAGATGATAATGAAATTGATGTAAATATAACAATTGGGATTGCAAAAGGGGAAGGTCCAAAGGCATATAAATATACAAAAAGAATTATAAGTTATGCTAGAAAAAAATGTCAAAAAATAATGCTGTATGATGATTCATATAATATTCATAAATCTTTTGAAGAAAATATCAAATGGATTAAACAGTTAAAACAAGGGTTTAAAGACGATTTATTAAAAGCATATTTTCAACCTATAGTAGATACTCAAACTAAAGAAATTGTAAAATATGAAGCACTAATAAGGTATATATCACCTGAAGGTATTGAATTTGGTCCTTATAGTTTTTTACATATTGCAAAAAAAACAAAAATGTATTCTAATATTATTAAAGTTGTTTTAAATGACTCTTTAAAACTATTTAAAGAAAAAAACAAAAGAGTATCAGTTAATATTTCTTATGATGATATTTTAAATGAGAAGACTACAAAATATATTTATAGTTTTTTAGAATCAAATAAAGACTTTGGTCCAAGCTTGGAATTTGAGATACTTGAATCAGAAGAGATTTTAGATTTTAATATTGTTTCAAAGTTTATTGAAAAAGTATCTTTTTATGGCTGTAAAGTTGGAATTGATGATTTTGGAGCAGGATACTCAAATTTTCATCTTCTTTCAACATTAAATATAAGTTTTATAAAAATTGATGGTTCTTTAATAAAAAATATTCATCAACAAAAAGATTTTGAAATTATTGTAAAAACAATTTCAAATATTGCAAAAGAGTTCAACATAAAAACTGTAGCAGAATTTGTTGCAAATGAAGATATATATAACAAAATAAAAGAATTAAATATAGATTTATCTCAAGGCTATTATTTTAATCAGCCTTTAAGTTATGAGCAAATTGACTAA